In the Magnetospira sp. QH-2 genome, one interval contains:
- a CDS encoding thiolase family protein — MIPIVIAGYLRTPFTVANRGALARVRPDDMAAQVIESLVRQTAIDPEEIEDLILGCAFPEGEQGLNLARMVGFLAGLPPTIAGVTVNRFCGSSMQAVHMAAGAMQLGAGEAYVCAGVESMTRVPIGGFNPMPHPGLHARMPQAYISMGETAENLARSHHIARADQESFALSSQAKAAAALAAGNFDGEIVPIKTPDGSMVTADGCPRPEGTAEDLAKLDPAFASDGTVTAGTSSPLTDGAAALLVTTLDYAERRGLTPLAKLRAIAVSGCAPEIMGIGPVGATRKALGRSQLNLGDIGVIELNEAFASQSLACIRDLGLTESRINLDGGALALGHPLGATGARIVGKAAQLLHRGEGSHALATQCIGGGQGIATILEAVP, encoded by the coding sequence ATGATTCCCATCGTCATCGCCGGATACCTGCGAACGCCGTTTACCGTCGCCAACCGGGGTGCCTTGGCCCGTGTTCGGCCGGACGACATGGCGGCGCAAGTGATTGAATCTCTGGTTCGACAGACTGCCATCGACCCGGAAGAGATTGAGGATCTGATTCTCGGCTGTGCTTTCCCCGAAGGAGAGCAGGGACTGAATCTGGCCCGCATGGTTGGCTTTCTTGCTGGACTGCCGCCCACCATTGCCGGGGTCACCGTCAATCGTTTTTGCGGCTCTTCCATGCAGGCGGTCCACATGGCCGCCGGGGCCATGCAGTTGGGAGCCGGGGAAGCCTATGTCTGTGCCGGCGTGGAGTCCATGACCCGGGTACCCATCGGCGGCTTCAACCCCATGCCTCATCCGGGCCTGCATGCCCGCATGCCCCAGGCCTATATCTCCATGGGCGAAACGGCGGAGAATTTGGCCCGCTCCCACCATATCGCCCGCGCCGATCAGGAGTCCTTTGCCCTGAGCAGTCAGGCCAAGGCCGCCGCTGCTTTGGCGGCGGGGAATTTCGACGGCGAGATTGTTCCCATCAAGACCCCGGACGGTTCCATGGTCACGGCGGACGGCTGTCCACGTCCCGAGGGCACGGCGGAGGATCTGGCCAAGTTGGACCCGGCTTTTGCTTCGGATGGCACGGTGACCGCTGGAACATCCTCGCCCTTGACCGACGGGGCGGCGGCCTTGCTGGTGACCACCTTGGACTATGCCGAACGGCGGGGCCTCACCCCTTTGGCCAAGCTGCGGGCCATTGCGGTGAGTGGCTGCGCGCCGGAGATCATGGGCATCGGACCGGTGGGCGCGACCCGCAAGGCCTTGGGGCGGAGTCAACTGAATTTGGGTGATATTGGAGTGATCGAACTCAACGAGGCCTTTGCCAGCCAGTCCCTGGCCTGCATTCGGGACCTGGGTTTGACGGAGTCTCGGATCAACCTGGATGGTGGCGCCCTTGCCCTGGGACATCCATTGGGCGCCACGGGGGCCCGGATCGTCGGCAAGGCGGCGCAACTGCTGCACCGGGGCGAAGGCAGCCATGCCCTGGCCACCCAATGCATCGGCGGTGGACAAGGAATCGCGACCATTTTGGAGGCTGTTCCATGA
- a CDS encoding 3-hydroxyacyl-CoA dehydrogenase/enoyl-CoA hydratase family protein → MRGDGIHRVCVIGAGVMGAGIAAQAANGGAQVLLLDRDDIAREALTRLRKSKPAALMHKNLLGQIVPGNVERDLKQAADCDWFVEAIIEDMGIKAALYERLDAVRRPGTPVSSNTSTLTRATLIRDMPASLARDFLITHFFNPPRYMRLVEWVADPDQKFGSLKDFIDRRMGKRIIRCKDSPGFIANRIGTFWLHAAVTEAIKRSIDVETADALLGRPAGVPKTGVFGLLDLVGLDLMPHVLEAMREALAVDDPLLDLGPIPSLVTEMIADGYTGRKGKGGFYRLNNGVKEVRSLIDGSYAPARRPKPKAARGGGLRALINHDSPEGAYARAVVTRTLAYAARCLPEIAERPIDVDAAMRLGYAWKKGPFELNETLGAEKISLPKLPKPALLDSDPWGLADVKAQGAPLASNRSASLWDLGQGVAGLEFHSKLNALDPFSLAMMNKAVTLIPRRGMSALVIANDGTNFSVGANIAMLLVTGKLRLWPLINWILSHGQKTFARLKYAPFPVVGAPSGMALGGGCEVLLHCDALVAHGETYMGLVEAGVGIVPGWGGCKEMLGRLSEMPAIGRGPMPAVLKAFEIIATAQVATSAMEARDLGFLRSDDAIVMNRDRLWLQARDRALDMAPGYQPPKPRTLHLPGSSGRAALLMAIGDFERKGLTTPHDVTVARALARVMTGADTDPTDPVGEDHLLALERQAILSLIRTPQTRARVDHMLRKGKPLRN, encoded by the coding sequence ATGAGAGGCGACGGTATCCATCGGGTCTGCGTCATCGGTGCCGGGGTGATGGGCGCCGGAATCGCAGCCCAGGCCGCCAACGGTGGAGCCCAGGTACTGCTGCTGGATCGCGACGACATTGCCCGCGAGGCCCTGACCCGGTTGCGTAAAAGCAAGCCAGCCGCGCTGATGCACAAGAATCTGCTCGGTCAAATCGTTCCCGGCAATGTGGAACGAGATCTGAAACAGGCCGCCGATTGCGATTGGTTTGTCGAGGCCATCATCGAAGACATGGGCATCAAGGCCGCCCTATATGAGCGGTTGGACGCGGTGCGGCGCCCGGGAACACCCGTTTCGTCCAATACCTCGACCCTGACCCGGGCGACGTTGATCCGGGATATGCCCGCCTCCCTGGCGCGGGATTTTCTGATCACCCACTTCTTCAATCCACCACGCTATATGCGGCTGGTGGAGTGGGTTGCCGACCCGGACCAGAAATTTGGCTCACTAAAGGATTTCATTGATCGCCGCATGGGCAAGAGGATCATCCGTTGCAAGGATTCCCCGGGCTTCATTGCCAATCGCATTGGCACCTTCTGGCTGCACGCGGCGGTGACCGAGGCCATCAAGCGTTCTATTGATGTGGAAACCGCCGATGCCTTGTTGGGGCGACCGGCAGGCGTTCCCAAGACCGGTGTTTTCGGACTGTTGGATCTGGTCGGGCTGGACCTGATGCCCCATGTTCTGGAGGCCATGCGCGAGGCCCTGGCGGTGGATGATCCGTTGCTGGATTTGGGGCCGATCCCTTCCTTGGTCACGGAAATGATCGCCGACGGCTATACGGGCCGCAAGGGGAAGGGCGGGTTTTACCGCCTGAACAACGGAGTCAAGGAAGTTCGGAGCCTGATCGACGGCAGCTATGCCCCGGCGCGGCGACCAAAACCAAAGGCGGCGCGCGGTGGCGGGCTGCGGGCCCTGATCAATCATGACAGCCCGGAAGGCGCCTATGCCCGGGCCGTGGTCACCCGCACGCTGGCCTATGCGGCGCGCTGTTTGCCGGAGATCGCCGAACGGCCCATTGATGTGGACGCGGCCATGCGGCTGGGCTATGCGTGGAAAAAAGGGCCGTTCGAGCTAAACGAAACCTTGGGGGCGGAGAAGATCTCGCTGCCCAAGCTACCGAAACCGGCGCTTCTGGACAGCGACCCCTGGGGGCTGGCGGATGTGAAGGCACAAGGCGCCCCGCTGGCCTCCAACCGTTCTGCCAGCCTGTGGGACCTGGGCCAGGGGGTGGCCGGGCTGGAATTCCATTCCAAGCTGAACGCCTTGGACCCGTTCTCCCTGGCCATGATGAACAAGGCCGTCACCCTTATCCCGCGTCGGGGGATGAGCGCCTTGGTGATCGCCAACGATGGCACAAACTTTTCCGTCGGGGCCAATATCGCCATGTTGCTTGTGACCGGCAAGCTGCGGCTCTGGCCGCTGATCAACTGGATCCTGTCCCATGGTCAGAAAACCTTCGCTCGGCTCAAGTATGCGCCGTTCCCGGTGGTCGGCGCGCCTTCTGGCATGGCCCTGGGCGGTGGCTGTGAAGTGCTTCTTCATTGCGACGCGCTGGTGGCCCATGGCGAGACCTACATGGGATTGGTGGAAGCGGGGGTGGGGATCGTCCCGGGCTGGGGCGGCTGTAAGGAAATGCTGGGTCGCCTGAGCGAAATGCCCGCCATTGGTCGGGGGCCCATGCCCGCGGTGTTGAAAGCCTTTGAAATCATCGCCACGGCACAAGTGGCGACCTCGGCCATGGAGGCGCGCGATCTGGGGTTCCTGCGTTCGGACGATGCCATCGTCATGAACCGAGACCGGTTGTGGCTGCAAGCGCGGGATCGGGCCTTGGATATGGCTCCAGGGTACCAACCGCCGAAGCCGAGAACGCTGCATTTGCCGGGATCATCCGGGCGCGCGGCGCTGCTTATGGCCATTGGTGATTTTGAACGTAAAGGCCTGACCACCCCCCACGACGTTACCGTGGCTCGTGCCTTGGCCAGAGTGATGACCGGGGCCGATACCGATCCCACTGACCCGGTGGGTGAAGACCATCTGCTGGCCCTGGAACGACAGGCGATCTTGAGTCTGATCCGCACCCCGCAAACACGGGCACGGGTCGACCATATGTTGAGAAAAGGAAAGCCGTTGCGCAATTGA
- a CDS encoding acyl-CoA dehydrogenase, which produces MLILSALAVFLILAYRGQGYWAWVLGGLALIAAGGLPSSVPMAVAGLVLAMLVLVFGLPFLRRRLVSGPLMPLLSRLLPRMGETERIALDAGTVGWEGEMFSGSPDWQRLHEMKICPLSDEEQAFLEGPVATLCHLLDDHDIHRRGDLPPEIWDFIKRERFFGLIIPKQYGGLGFSAAAHSAVIMRLSGCSVPTAVTVMVPNSLGPAELLLAYGTEEQKDRYLMRLATGEDVPCFALTEAHAGSDAANGRSQGVVCRGIWEGKEVVGIRLSFAKRYITLAPIATVVGLAFKLSDPDGLIGEDPEPGITCALLPRETPGMRIGGRHDPMGVPFLNGPVEGEDVFIPASFIIGGPEQAGQGWRMLMETLAAGRGISLPSLAVGAAQLSTRTSASYAQVREQFGLPIGKFEGIRERLERIGGLTYAMEATRRLTVGAVDSGEKPSVASAIAKASLTEAMRVTLNDAMDIQGGAAICRGPRNILARAYASIPIGITVEGANILTRSLIVFGQGAMRCHPYLRAELEALQSRDTQAFDRALFGHLNHMVRNGTRAFMLALAPGRGGERSLSRLSAAFALIADAALISLGGAMKRKERLSGRLADAFAWLYMGSAVLKRFNDAGRPKAEMPFVHWTLNRARMEITAALAGTLANLPNRPLAWAVRWITFPTGYGSAPLTDKLADKLVEALLNDPDVLDRLTGDILHPAPDKPGLGALEQALRQIDVAAPAREKMAAIRKGTLASDALTDADRKAIDAADKARDAVIQVDVFDPEDLYL; this is translated from the coding sequence ATGTTGATCCTTTCCGCCCTCGCGGTTTTCCTGATCCTGGCCTATCGAGGACAAGGCTATTGGGCTTGGGTGCTCGGCGGCTTGGCCTTGATCGCCGCCGGTGGGCTCCCGTCCTCGGTGCCTATGGCCGTGGCAGGCCTGGTCCTGGCTATGCTGGTATTGGTGTTTGGTCTGCCTTTCTTGCGGCGGCGGCTGGTTTCAGGTCCTCTGATGCCGCTGCTGTCCCGGTTGCTGCCGCGCATGGGCGAGACCGAACGCATCGCTCTGGATGCCGGGACGGTAGGCTGGGAAGGAGAGATGTTCTCCGGTTCCCCCGATTGGCAACGGCTGCACGAGATGAAGATCTGCCCCCTGTCCGATGAAGAGCAAGCCTTTCTGGAGGGACCGGTCGCGACGCTGTGCCATCTTCTCGATGATCATGATATTCATCGGCGCGGCGATCTGCCGCCGGAAATCTGGGACTTCATTAAGCGTGAGCGGTTCTTCGGACTGATCATTCCAAAACAATATGGAGGTCTGGGATTTTCCGCCGCTGCCCATTCGGCGGTGATCATGCGCCTGTCCGGGTGCAGTGTCCCGACGGCGGTAACGGTGATGGTGCCCAACTCCCTCGGCCCGGCGGAATTGTTGTTGGCCTATGGGACAGAAGAACAAAAAGACCGATACCTGATGCGTCTGGCCACCGGCGAGGATGTGCCTTGCTTCGCGCTGACGGAGGCCCATGCGGGCAGCGATGCGGCCAATGGACGCAGCCAGGGGGTTGTTTGTCGGGGGATCTGGGAAGGCAAGGAGGTCGTCGGTATCCGCTTGAGTTTTGCCAAGCGCTATATCACCCTGGCACCGATTGCGACGGTGGTCGGCCTGGCCTTCAAGCTTTCCGACCCCGATGGATTGATTGGCGAGGACCCGGAGCCGGGAATCACCTGTGCCCTTTTACCGCGCGAAACACCGGGCATGCGTATTGGCGGGCGCCATGATCCCATGGGCGTCCCGTTTCTCAATGGGCCGGTGGAAGGCGAGGATGTGTTTATCCCGGCTTCTTTCATCATCGGCGGTCCGGAACAGGCCGGGCAAGGCTGGCGCATGCTGATGGAAACCCTGGCCGCCGGGCGGGGGATTTCATTGCCGTCGCTGGCCGTGGGTGCGGCGCAGCTGTCGACTCGGACCAGCGCCAGCTATGCCCAGGTGCGCGAACAGTTTGGCCTACCCATCGGCAAATTCGAGGGCATTCGCGAGCGATTGGAACGCATCGGTGGCTTGACCTATGCCATGGAGGCCACAAGACGACTGACCGTCGGCGCGGTGGACAGCGGCGAAAAACCGTCGGTGGCCTCGGCCATCGCCAAGGCCTCCCTGACCGAAGCCATGCGCGTGACCCTCAACGATGCCATGGATATCCAGGGCGGCGCCGCCATCTGCCGGGGACCGCGCAATATCCTGGCCCGCGCCTATGCCTCCATTCCCATTGGTATCACCGTGGAAGGGGCCAATATCCTGACCCGCTCGCTGATCGTGTTCGGGCAGGGTGCCATGCGTTGTCACCCTTACTTGCGGGCCGAGTTGGAGGCGTTGCAGTCAAGGGACACCCAGGCCTTTGACCGGGCCCTGTTCGGCCATCTCAATCACATGGTCCGCAATGGCACGCGTGCCTTTATGCTGGCGCTTGCACCAGGGCGCGGCGGGGAACGCAGCCTGTCTCGGCTGTCGGCTGCCTTCGCCCTGATCGCCGATGCGGCATTGATTTCCCTGGGCGGCGCCATGAAGCGCAAGGAGCGGTTGTCCGGTCGTTTAGCCGATGCTTTTGCCTGGCTCTATATGGGGTCGGCGGTGCTCAAGCGCTTCAATGACGCCGGGCGCCCCAAGGCCGAGATGCCATTTGTCCATTGGACGCTTAACCGGGCGCGGATGGAAATCACCGCGGCATTGGCCGGAACCCTGGCCAATCTCCCCAACCGACCGCTGGCCTGGGCGGTGCGATGGATAACCTTCCCCACCGGATATGGTTCGGCGCCCTTGACGGACAAGCTGGCCGACAAACTGGTGGAAGCTTTGCTGAACGATCCCGATGTTTTAGATCGACTGACGGGGGATATTCTTCATCCGGCCCCGGACAAGCCGGGTCTGGGGGCCTTGGAACAAGCGTTGCGGCAGATCGATGTGGCGGCACCCGCCAGGGAAAAGATGGCGGCGATCCGAAAGGGGACTCTTGCTTCAGACGCCTTGACCGACGCCGACCGCAAAGCAATCGACGCCGCGGACAAAGCCCGCGACGCCGTAATTCAAGTGGATGTTTTCGACCCGGAAGATCTCTATTTGTAG
- the glgC gene encoding glucose-1-phosphate adenylyltransferase, whose amino-acid sequence MQLKVLAIVLAGGKGTRLFPLTKDRAKPAVPFGGKYRIVDFVLSNLINSGIHSIYVLIQFRSQSLLQHLTDGWSLGGALGHQFVIPVPAQMRSAGESWYRGTADAIAQNLNLLEQAQPDVVVVFGADHIYRMNIREMINFHAAKGAVATIAALPTEKKWAGEFGVIEAEEDGKVVAFHEKDPNAPTIPGRPDHIYASMGNYVFSADALMKALREDTENPDSSHDFGHDVLPKLLKDDGVYAYDFSRNTIPGEPEGKENYWRDVGTLDAYYEAQMDLRSIDPALNLYNQEWPLRTAGYADPPAKLVFNDEGRRGQAIDSILSGGCILSGGLIQNSVLSRYVRVHSGAEVHDSVILDNCEIGRGAKVRNAILAKNVRVAPGDTIGYDLEADAKKHHVTPSGLVVVDGGRSSIPVGKVTVSGIYK is encoded by the coding sequence ATGCAGCTGAAAGTTCTCGCCATCGTCCTCGCGGGCGGCAAAGGTACCCGTCTTTTCCCCTTGACCAAAGATCGCGCCAAACCGGCCGTGCCTTTTGGCGGGAAATACCGCATCGTTGATTTCGTTCTCAGCAACCTGATCAACTCTGGCATCCATTCCATCTATGTGCTGATCCAATTCCGCAGCCAGTCTTTGTTGCAGCATCTGACCGATGGCTGGTCATTGGGCGGCGCGCTGGGGCATCAGTTCGTCATCCCGGTACCGGCGCAGATGCGCTCGGCGGGTGAAAGCTGGTATCGCGGTACCGCCGACGCCATCGCCCAGAACCTCAACCTGCTGGAACAAGCGCAGCCGGACGTGGTGGTGGTCTTCGGGGCCGATCATATTTATCGCATGAACATTCGCGAGATGATCAATTTCCATGCCGCCAAAGGCGCTGTGGCGACCATCGCCGCCCTGCCGACAGAAAAGAAATGGGCCGGCGAGTTTGGCGTTATCGAGGCGGAGGAAGACGGCAAAGTCGTTGCGTTCCACGAAAAAGACCCCAACGCACCGACCATTCCAGGCCGTCCGGATCATATTTATGCCTCCATGGGCAACTACGTCTTCAGCGCCGATGCGTTAATGAAAGCCCTGCGTGAAGACACGGAAAACCCGGATAGCAGCCATGATTTCGGCCACGACGTACTGCCTAAGCTACTCAAGGACGATGGCGTTTATGCCTACGACTTCAGTCGCAACACCATCCCGGGCGAACCAGAAGGCAAGGAAAACTATTGGCGTGATGTGGGAACTCTGGACGCCTACTACGAGGCGCAGATGGACCTGCGCTCCATCGATCCGGCGCTGAACCTGTACAATCAGGAATGGCCGCTGCGGACGGCGGGCTACGCCGACCCGCCCGCCAAGCTGGTGTTCAACGATGAAGGACGGCGCGGACAGGCCATCGATTCCATCTTGTCAGGGGGCTGTATCCTGTCAGGCGGCCTGATTCAGAATTCGGTTCTCAGCCGCTACGTACGGGTCCATTCCGGCGCGGAAGTCCATGACAGCGTTATTCTGGACAATTGCGAGATCGGTCGCGGCGCCAAGGTACGCAATGCCATCCTGGCCAAGAATGTCCGCGTCGCCCCGGGCGATACCATCGGCTATGACCTGGAGGCCGACGCCAAAAAGCATCACGTGACCCCCAGCGGGTTGGTGGTGGTCGACGGCGGTCGATCCTCTATCCCGGTCGGCAAGGTTACCGTCTCGGGGATCTACAAATAG
- a CDS encoding NapC/NirT family cytochrome c yields the protein MAKPTFRSSRAWIFLFLLGGLFGALALGGFNYAMDRTNETAFCISCHEMQNAYAEYSRSIHFKNPSGVQATCADCHVPKAWGPKLWRKIEAVRDIYHHLLGTIDTPEKYEAHRLEMAERVWARMEANHSAPCLSCHSYHDMDFDKQRQRSRDKMKPAMEKGEPCIECHKGIAHKKPMTDDD from the coding sequence ATGGCCAAACCAACCTTTCGATCCAGCAGAGCCTGGATTTTCTTGTTTCTGCTCGGAGGCCTATTCGGCGCCTTGGCTCTGGGCGGCTTTAACTATGCCATGGACCGTACCAACGAAACAGCATTCTGCATTTCTTGTCACGAAATGCAGAATGCCTATGCCGAGTATTCCCGGTCCATCCACTTCAAGAATCCGTCGGGAGTGCAAGCCACCTGCGCCGACTGCCATGTCCCGAAGGCCTGGGGGCCGAAGCTTTGGCGCAAGATCGAAGCGGTCCGGGATATCTACCACCACCTGTTGGGCACCATCGACACGCCCGAGAAATACGAGGCCCACCGCCTGGAAATGGCCGAGCGGGTTTGGGCTCGCATGGAAGCCAATCATTCGGCCCCTTGTCTATCGTGTCATTCCTATCACGACATGGATTTTGACAAGCAACGCCAGCGCTCCCGCGACAAAATGAAACCGGCCATGGAAAAGGGCGAACCCTGTATCGAGTGTCACAAGGGAATCGCCCACAAAAAACCGATGACCGACGACGACTGA
- a CDS encoding cytochrome c, with amino-acid sequence MRPTFPLGRAVAVAIALAFGAIAITPISASAEEDSRIARGGQLYDKWFAVTGAEKPKDTHKAWPASNTKKKGNATWRCKSCHGWDLRGKDGAYASGSYKTGIGGLRAHLGGDPAKVVAAIGDATHGLGDLIADADKADIALFVTKGQLKMESYIGADKSVKGDAMKGAAYYNTLCAGCHAVDGSMPKDLPKPLGAIAASNPWETLHKIQNGQPAEAMPALRALPMDVSLDILAYMVQKMPKK; translated from the coding sequence ATGAGACCGACTTTTCCCCTTGGCCGCGCTGTTGCCGTGGCGATCGCTCTGGCATTCGGCGCCATCGCCATCACCCCGATTTCCGCTTCTGCAGAGGAAGACTCACGCATTGCCCGCGGTGGTCAGCTCTATGACAAGTGGTTCGCCGTCACCGGCGCGGAGAAGCCCAAGGACACCCATAAAGCCTGGCCCGCTTCCAATACCAAGAAAAAGGGGAATGCCACTTGGCGCTGCAAGTCCTGCCACGGCTGGGACCTGCGCGGCAAGGACGGGGCCTATGCCAGCGGCTCGTACAAGACCGGTATCGGTGGCCTGCGCGCTCATCTGGGCGGTGACCCGGCCAAGGTGGTCGCGGCCATTGGCGATGCCACCCATGGTCTGGGCGACCTGATCGCCGACGCCGACAAGGCAGACATCGCCCTGTTCGTCACCAAGGGGCAATTGAAGATGGAATCCTACATTGGCGCCGACAAATCGGTGAAGGGCGATGCTATGAAGGGCGCCGCCTACTACAACACCCTCTGCGCCGGGTGCCACGCCGTGGACGGCAGCATGCCGAAAGACCTGCCCAAGCCGTTGGGCGCCATTGCCGCCAGCAATCCCTGGGAGACCCTGCACAAGATCCAGAACGGTCAACCCGCCGAGGCCATGCCCGCCTTGCGCGCCCTGCCCATGGATGTAAGCCTCGACATCCTGGCCTACATGGTCCAGAAAATGCCTAAGAAGTAA
- the msrA gene encoding peptide-methionine (S)-S-oxide reductase MsrA produces MWFLNSHKSEIPAPADALPGRTQAMPVTNQHAVSGHVILPPFPEGTRLALFGLGCFWGAERKFWQTGGVYSTAVGYAAGLTPNPTYEEVCTGLTGHNEVVRVVFDPMAVTYGDLLKLFWESHNPTQGMAQGNDRGTQYRSGIYCLDETQKRLAEESRERYQTLLTKAGHPAITTEILDAPAFFYAEDYHQQYLAKNPLGYCGLGGTDVAYS; encoded by the coding sequence ATGTGGTTTCTCAATTCCCATAAGTCGGAAATACCCGCTCCTGCCGATGCCCTGCCCGGACGGACGCAGGCCATGCCGGTCACGAACCAACACGCGGTCTCCGGTCATGTCATTCTGCCGCCGTTCCCCGAAGGCACCCGGCTGGCCCTGTTCGGACTGGGCTGTTTTTGGGGCGCTGAGCGGAAATTCTGGCAAACAGGCGGTGTCTATTCAACGGCGGTAGGATATGCGGCGGGCCTCACTCCCAATCCGACCTATGAAGAAGTCTGCACGGGGTTGACCGGCCACAACGAAGTGGTGCGGGTGGTCTTCGATCCCATGGCGGTGACCTACGGAGACTTACTCAAGCTGTTTTGGGAGTCCCACAACCCGACCCAGGGCATGGCCCAAGGCAATGATCGAGGCACCCAGTACCGCTCCGGAATCTATTGCCTGGACGAGACGCAAAAGCGGCTGGCCGAGGAAAGCCGGGAGCGCTATCAAACCCTGCTGACCAAGGCCGGGCACCCGGCCATCACCACGGAGATTCTCGACGCTCCGGCGTTCTTTTATGCCGAGGACTATCACCAGCAATATCTGGCCAAAAACCCGTTGGGCTATTGCGGACTTGGTGGTACCGACGTGGCCTACTCCTAG
- a CDS encoding DUF4126 domain-containing protein has protein sequence MGILETILLALGAAWGSGINLYGTALILGGLDHFGLISLPVALEVLSDPTVLGLALTLYLIEFVADKVPGLDSLWDIVHTFIRIPAGALLAAGAIQGLDDGSLGGALGIGSAFFGGALVASLSHFLKAGTRAFANMSPEPFSNWGLSMLEDIALVIGLVLMVMLPVVFLVIIAMTLASAIFLLPRMWKGLIWLLKPSGEKNKLAAPEDKMKPVSLFPTGPDASL, from the coding sequence ATGGGTATTTTGGAAACCATCTTGTTGGCATTGGGCGCGGCCTGGGGTAGCGGTATCAACCTCTATGGTACCGCCCTTATTCTCGGTGGTTTGGATCATTTCGGCCTGATTTCCCTGCCCGTGGCCTTGGAGGTTTTATCCGACCCGACCGTGCTCGGCTTGGCCTTGACCTTGTATCTGATCGAGTTCGTCGCCGACAAGGTACCCGGGCTCGATAGTCTTTGGGATATCGTCCATACCTTTATCCGCATCCCGGCAGGCGCGTTGCTGGCCGCTGGCGCGATCCAGGGCCTCGATGATGGCAGCCTGGGGGGTGCTTTGGGTATTGGCAGTGCCTTCTTTGGCGGCGCATTGGTTGCTTCCTTGTCCCATTTCCTCAAGGCAGGCACCCGAGCCTTTGCCAATATGTCGCCGGAGCCTTTCAGCAATTGGGGCCTATCCATGTTGGAAGATATTGCCTTGGTGATCGGTCTGGTGCTGATGGTCATGCTGCCGGTGGTGTTCCTGGTGATCATTGCCATGACCTTGGCCAGCGCCATTTTCCTGCTGCCACGCATGTGGAAAGGCCTGATATGGCTGCTTAAGCCCAGCGGGGAGAAAAACAAACTGGCGGCACCCGAGGATAAGATGAAGCCCGTCTCGCTGTTCCCAACCGGCCCCGACGCCTCCTTGTGA
- the hspQ gene encoding heat shock protein HspQ: MSSTRARFRVGQVVHHKMFGYRGVIVDVDPHFLGSEEWYAQVARSRPPKDSPWYHVLVDGQGHSTYVAERNLEPDAKGGPIDHPELSRHFQRLGQDGYETRRMIH, translated from the coding sequence ATGTCGAGTACTCGTGCCAGGTTCCGGGTTGGTCAGGTGGTTCATCACAAGATGTTCGGCTATCGCGGCGTGATCGTCGATGTGGATCCGCATTTCCTTGGCAGCGAGGAATGGTACGCCCAAGTGGCCCGGTCCCGCCCCCCCAAGGATAGTCCCTGGTACCATGTGTTGGTGGATGGACAAGGGCACAGCACCTATGTGGCGGAACGCAATCTGGAGCCGGACGCCAAAGGGGGCCCCATCGATCACCCGGAGTTGTCCCGCCATTTCCAGCGGCTGGGGCAGGACGGGTATGAAACACGGAGAATGATTCACTAG
- a CDS encoding orotate phosphoribosyltransferase: protein MQHVDRSPAQKAAGATAAKILIEIAAVNFRPEEPYTLTAGWASPVYVDCRKLISYPRARRKVIDLAVEAVESEIGHASIDAVAGGETAGIPYAAWMAESMDIPMQYVRKKPKGFGRNAQIEGDLSEGQRILLVEDLATDGGSKINFVNALRTAGATVTDTFVVFFYGVFPGALKTLNDAGVNLHYLANWWDVLHVAEEGEYFSKKSIAGVKSFLEDPIAWSAAHGGRGAEGEG from the coding sequence ATGCAGCATGTCGACCGCAGCCCGGCACAAAAGGCCGCCGGGGCCACCGCCGCCAAGATCCTCATTGAAATCGCCGCGGTTAATTTCCGCCCGGAAGAACCCTATACCCTGACCGCCGGATGGGCTTCGCCGGTCTATGTGGACTGCCGCAAGCTGATTTCCTATCCCCGCGCCCGGCGCAAGGTCATCGACCTGGCGGTGGAAGCCGTGGAAAGCGAGATCGGCCATGCCTCCATCGATGCGGTGGCGGGCGGCGAGACAGCGGGCATTCCCTACGCCGCCTGGATGGCCGAGTCCATGGATATCCCCATGCAGTACGTGCGCAAGAAGCCCAAGGGTTTCGGTCGCAACGCGCAGATCGAAGGCGACCTGAGCGAGGGGCAGCGCATTCTGCTGGTCGAGGATCTGGCCACCGACGGCGGCAGCAAGATCAATTTCGTCAACGCCCTGCGTACCGCCGGGGCGACGGTCACCGATACCTTCGTGGTGTTTTTCTATGGCGTCTTCCCCGGGGCTCTAAAGACCCTCAACGACGCCGGGGTGAACCTGCACTATCTGGCCAATTGGTGGGACGTGCTGCATGTGGCCGAAGAAGGTGAATACTTCTCCAAAAAATCCATCGCCGGGGTGAAATCCTTCCTCGAAGATCCCATCGCCTGGTCGGCGGCGCACGGTGGACGCGGCGCGGAAGGTGAGGGATGA